GCCAACCGATTGTGGTCGTTGCCCAGCCTTCTCCTCCGCTATAAATATTTCTTTACGTCTTCCAGGCCGACCTTGCGACCGGTGGCGCCGTAATCCAGTGTCGAGAGCCCGCCAACGATATTCCCCCAGCGCAAACAAACTTCCAGTGGTAACCCATCCAACCAGGCGCGCAAAAAGCCGGCGTTGAAACAATCCCCTGCCCCGGTGGTGTCTAACGGTTTGAGGTTTAGAGCGGGCTCATGAAGCAGGCGTCCGTTCTGGTAGGCATAAGCTCCCGACGCGCCAGCTTTCACTACCACCATAGGGCAGAGTTCCCCCAGGCGCCGAATAGCGCGGGTTAAGTCGGTCTCGCCGGTTAGATGCAATGCTTCAGCAGCGTTGGGCAGGAAAGCATCTAAGGCTGCAATAGCCCGCCGCACCGCGGCGCGCTTCAGATGTGTGTCAGGGTGCGAATTGCCATCCATGACCACTTTCATCCCCTTCGCCCTCACCCAGCGTAAACCAAGAAAGAACAACGGCCCGGCATAGAAACCGGGCACAAAGAGCAAACGCGCCCGCACCCTGCGCAGGGCGCGCAGCCCGGCCGGAATGAGCGGATCCGGGTCGTAGTAGGTGATAAAGGCACGATCTGTAGGAAAGGAAGCAGCGACGCTCAAGCGGCGCAAAGGGCGGGCATGATGCACGAAAAACGTCTCATCCAACCTCTCCTGGCGCGCATACTTCAGGGCAAGCTGGCTGAGTTCATCATTCCCAAAGTCGCCCGCCCACGCCACACGCAACCCCAGGCGATGCATCGCCACAGCGCTGTTATAAGCCTCACCCGGCAGCATCGCAAAACCCTTGCCGATCACTTCCCGCCCTAATTCGGGCAGAGCAGGCAAGCCAGTGAAGATCAAATCAATGGTGTAATTGCCTACCACCAGCACATCATAGGGAGGTGCTGCGTCTCGACTTGCCCTGGCGGCCCTCATGGTTGAAAAGAGAAACTCTGTAAGATTAGATC
The genomic region above belongs to Anaerolineae bacterium and contains:
- a CDS encoding putative carbohydrate kinase, whose product is MLVVGNYTIDLIFTGLPALPELGREVIGKGFAMLPGEAYNSAVAMHRLGLRVAWAGDFGNDELSQLALKYARQERLDETFFVHHARPLRRLSVAASFPTDRAFITYYDPDPLIPAGLRALRRVRARLLFVPGFYAGPLFFLGLRWVRAKGMKVVMDGNSHPDTHLKRAAVRRAIAALDAFLPNAAEALHLTGETDLTRAIRRLGELCPMVVVKAGASGAYAYQNGRLLHEPALNLKPLDTTGAGDCFNAGFLRAWLDGLPLEVCLRWGNIVGGLSTLDYGATGRKVGLEDVKKYL